From a single Deltaproteobacteria bacterium genomic region:
- a CDS encoding bifunctional adenosylcobinamide kinase/adenosylcobinamide-phosphate guanylyltransferase, translating to MLEGNNQGERRILVTGGCRSGKSRFALDWAAARGARKIFVATASVIGDPEMARRVERHRRERGLGWNTVEEPRNPARVLRSICTMGDVAVIDCLTLWVSNLLVEDTRPADVVRAAEDLARALEAVTCPVALVANEVGMGIVPENELGRTFRDLAGEVNQIVARTVDRVVFMVAGLPMDVRRSG from the coding sequence ATGCTTGAGGGAAACAATCAAGGGGAACGACGCATCCTGGTGACCGGGGGCTGTCGGAGCGGCAAGAGCCGTTTTGCTTTGGACTGGGCCGCTGCCAGGGGAGCGAGGAAGATCTTCGTGGCCACGGCCTCGGTGATCGGAGATCCGGAAATGGCCCGACGGGTGGAGCGGCATCGCCGCGAGCGGGGCCTGGGCTGGAACACGGTGGAAGAGCCGAGGAATCCGGCCCGGGTGCTGCGAAGCATTTGCACCATGGGCGACGTAGCCGTCATCGACTGCCTGACCCTCTGGGTTTCGAATCTGTTGGTCGAGGACACCAGACCAGCGGATGTCGTTCGGGCGGCCGAGGATCTGGCCCGGGCCCTGGAGGCGGTGACCTGCCCGGTGGCCCTGGTCGCCAACGAGGTGGGCATGGGCATCGTGCCTGAGAACGAGCTGGGCCGAACGTTTCGGGATCTGGCCGGCGAGGTGAATCAGATCGTGGCCCGGACCGTGGACCGGGTGGTGTTCATGGTGGCAGGCCTTCCCATGGATGTCCGGAGATCCGGGTGA